In Amycolatopsis jiangsuensis, the following proteins share a genomic window:
- a CDS encoding uridine kinase family protein codes for MEEVLAEVRRRPAVGGIRLVGVDGPSGSGKSTFARRLAAVAGAPVIEADDFLSWGDFSGWWTRFDQEVLGPLLSGRDARYRVRDWQRDEFGSSLRPECKVVRWAPLTILDGVTTTRRAISDRLAYRVWVDAPRRQRLMRGLARDGEDHRDRWLRWQDEEDRFFGDDATRSRADLVIDTTDPAG; via the coding sequence ATGGAAGAGGTGCTGGCGGAGGTCCGCCGCCGGCCCGCGGTGGGCGGGATCCGGCTGGTCGGGGTCGACGGGCCGTCGGGCTCGGGGAAGAGCACCTTCGCCAGGAGACTCGCCGCGGTGGCCGGTGCACCGGTGATCGAGGCGGACGACTTCCTGTCCTGGGGCGACTTCTCGGGATGGTGGACCCGGTTCGACCAGGAGGTCCTCGGCCCGCTGCTGAGTGGCCGGGACGCCCGCTACCGGGTGCGGGACTGGCAGCGCGACGAGTTCGGCTCATCGCTGCGACCCGAATGCAAGGTGGTGCGGTGGGCGCCGCTGACGATCCTGGACGGCGTCACGACGACCCGTCGGGCGATCAGTGACCGGCTGGCCTACCGGGTGTGGGTCGACGCTCCCCGCCGGCAACGGTTGATGCGCGGGCTGGCCAGGGACGGCGAGGACCACCGTGACCGATGGCTGCGCTGGCAGGACGAAGAGGACCGCTTCTTCGGCGACGACGCGACTCGCAGCCGGGCGGACCTCGTCATCGACACCACTGACCCGGCCGGTTGA
- a CDS encoding cold-shock protein — MAQGTVKWFNAEKGFGFIAQDGGEGDVFVHYSEIEGRGFRTLEENQRVEFEVGQGQKGPQAQKVRAI; from the coding sequence GTGGCGCAAGGCACTGTGAAGTGGTTCAACGCGGAGAAGGGCTTCGGCTTCATCGCGCAGGACGGCGGAGAAGGCGACGTTTTCGTGCACTACTCGGAGATCGAGGGTCGTGGTTTCCGCACCCTTGAAGAAAATCAGCGAGTGGAGTTCGAGGTCGGCCAGGGACAGAAGGGCCCGCAGGCCCAGAAGGTCCGCGCGATCTGA
- a CDS encoding L,D-transpeptidase: protein MTFRHFARRRGAIAVLGVVAALTLGACSSEPTVSASGTEGGGPTSEAPAAKPASLTLTPAAGTEDVAPGKPAKVAVTNGTLTSVTLTNPDGKQVQGQPSADKKSWSTSEDLGYGKTYTWSGQATGEDGKQVPVNGAFTTVDPKRQMAGSLNVGDGQTYGIAMPISLTFPRAVKDKAAVERALSVKTEPETEGSWAWLNGDTSVHWRPKEYFEPGTKVTVDAQLYGVAMGGGTYGRHDVSAKFTIGRSQIVKGNTKEHTMQVVRDGKQVMDFPVSYGLDSDPGRVTHSGVHVVMSKHSTYSMSNPRYNYTDVNVPWAVRISNNGEFIHGLAGSVWAQGKKNISHGCLNLSPANAKKYYDSVLPGDPVEISGSTQQLGSKDGDYSDWTYDWTAWSKLSALSS from the coding sequence GTGACATTCCGACACTTCGCGCGCCGGCGGGGCGCGATTGCGGTGCTGGGCGTGGTCGCGGCGCTCACGCTCGGCGCGTGCAGCAGTGAGCCGACCGTCAGCGCCAGCGGAACCGAAGGGGGTGGGCCCACGTCCGAGGCGCCCGCCGCCAAACCGGCCAGTCTCACGCTGACCCCGGCCGCGGGCACCGAGGACGTGGCGCCGGGCAAACCGGCGAAGGTGGCCGTCACGAACGGCACGCTGACGTCGGTCACGCTCACCAATCCGGACGGCAAGCAGGTGCAGGGGCAGCCGTCGGCGGACAAGAAGAGCTGGAGCACCAGCGAGGACCTCGGCTACGGCAAGACCTACACCTGGTCCGGCCAGGCGACCGGCGAGGACGGCAAGCAGGTGCCGGTCAACGGGGCCTTCACCACCGTCGACCCGAAACGGCAGATGGCCGGCAGCCTCAACGTCGGAGACGGGCAGACCTACGGCATCGCGATGCCGATCTCGCTCACCTTCCCGCGCGCGGTCAAGGACAAGGCCGCGGTCGAGCGAGCGCTGTCGGTGAAGACCGAACCGGAGACCGAGGGCTCCTGGGCCTGGCTCAACGGCGACACCTCGGTGCACTGGCGGCCGAAGGAGTACTTCGAACCGGGCACCAAGGTCACGGTGGACGCGCAGCTCTACGGCGTCGCGATGGGTGGCGGCACCTACGGCCGCCACGACGTGTCGGCGAAGTTCACCATCGGCCGGTCGCAGATCGTGAAGGGCAACACCAAGGAACACACCATGCAGGTCGTCCGCGACGGCAAGCAGGTGATGGACTTCCCGGTCAGCTACGGGCTCGACTCCGACCCCGGCCGGGTCACCCACAGCGGGGTGCACGTGGTGATGTCCAAGCACTCCACGTACTCGATGAGCAACCCGCGCTACAACTACACCGACGTCAACGTGCCGTGGGCAGTGCGGATCTCGAACAACGGCGAGTTCATCCACGGCCTGGCCGGCTCGGTCTGGGCGCAGGGCAAGAAAAACATCTCGCACGGCTGCCTGAACCTCTCGCCCGCCAACGCGAAGAAGTACTACGACAGCGTGCTGCCCGGCGATCCGGTGGAGATCTCCGGCAGCACCCAGCAGCTGGGCTCCAAGGACGGCGACTACAGCGACTGGACCTACGACTGGACGGCGTGGAGCAAGCTCTCCGCGCTGAGCAGCTGA
- a CDS encoding SigE family RNA polymerase sigma factor, whose amino-acid sequence MVSRSRPKSGPGSPWDGEFARYFGERAHSLRATAYLLCGDWHRAEDLTQAALLKLYLAWPRLERHDALDAYARKVVLRTFLAENRRSRWKRERLTDLPPDVAAPPAADETDPLIRQALAVLGPRQRAVLVLRYFEDLSVEETAEALGCSTGTVKSQAARGLATLRTRLGPHFATLPVHGGR is encoded by the coding sequence GTGGTTTCCCGCTCCCGTCCGAAGTCCGGGCCGGGCTCGCCGTGGGACGGCGAGTTCGCCCGGTACTTCGGCGAGCGCGCGCACAGTCTGCGGGCCACTGCCTACCTGCTGTGCGGGGACTGGCACCGCGCCGAGGACCTCACGCAGGCTGCGCTGCTCAAGCTGTATCTCGCGTGGCCACGGCTGGAGCGCCACGACGCGCTCGACGCGTACGCCCGCAAGGTGGTGCTGCGCACCTTTCTCGCGGAGAATCGGCGCAGCCGGTGGAAGCGGGAGCGGCTCACCGACCTGCCGCCGGACGTCGCGGCCCCGCCCGCGGCGGACGAGACCGATCCGCTGATCCGGCAGGCACTGGCCGTGCTGGGTCCGCGGCAACGCGCCGTGCTGGTGCTGCGGTACTTCGAGGACCTGTCCGTCGAGGAGACGGCGGAGGCACTCGGCTGCAGCACCGGCACCGTGAAAAGCCAGGCCGCGCGTGGCCTGGCGACCTTGCGCACCCGGCTGGGCCCGCACTTCGCGACCCTGCCAGTCCACGGAGGGAGGTGA
- a CDS encoding MFS transporter yields the protein MSDATTGKPEVDPRTVKRAVIASAMGNATEWYDYGVFTSGAIAATIGSVFFPGEGNAVLKSLALLAVGFIVRPFGGAFFGPLGDKLGRQKVLAITILLMSGCTFLVGVLPTYSGGYSMGIAAPIAVLLLRLIQGFSTGGEYGGAATFIAEYAPTKRRGFFGSFLEMGTLAGYVLGNAVVLIVSLSLSTEQFDTWGWRIPFFIALPIGAIGLYLRSKLEDTPEFRRLEAAGEKAQKAPLRETLQRNWRMILNLIGIVLLVNIADYMLLTTMPSYFTDTLKIGDTESSLIVIGVELVQFALLIPLGALSDRIGRKPLLLTAAIGFVVLSWPSIKLMQAGSLVWLIVGFLLVAVLLALMLAVIGSTFPAMFPTRVRYGSFAIGYNVSTSLFGGTCGVIVTALVDSTGNADWPAYYLIVAGLIAIVPILRIPETSKVPIEQIDTADTGGKFVAAK from the coding sequence ATGAGTGACGCAACGACGGGGAAACCCGAGGTCGATCCGAGAACCGTCAAGCGAGCCGTGATCGCGTCCGCGATGGGTAACGCCACCGAGTGGTACGACTACGGTGTTTTCACCTCCGGGGCGATCGCCGCGACCATCGGCAGCGTGTTCTTCCCCGGTGAGGGCAACGCGGTGCTGAAATCGCTGGCGTTGCTGGCCGTGGGCTTCATCGTGCGGCCGTTCGGCGGTGCGTTCTTCGGCCCGCTGGGGGACAAACTGGGCCGGCAGAAGGTCCTCGCGATCACCATTCTGCTGATGTCCGGCTGCACCTTCCTGGTCGGGGTGCTGCCGACCTACTCCGGCGGGTACAGCATGGGCATCGCGGCGCCGATCGCGGTTCTGCTGCTGCGCCTGATTCAGGGCTTCTCCACCGGTGGCGAGTACGGCGGCGCGGCGACCTTCATCGCCGAGTACGCCCCGACCAAGCGCCGGGGTTTCTTCGGCTCCTTCCTGGAGATGGGCACGCTGGCCGGCTACGTGCTGGGCAACGCGGTCGTGTTGATCGTGTCGCTGTCGCTTTCGACCGAGCAGTTCGACACATGGGGTTGGCGCATCCCGTTCTTCATCGCGCTGCCGATCGGTGCGATCGGGCTCTACCTGCGGTCGAAGCTCGAGGACACGCCGGAGTTCCGGCGGCTCGAGGCGGCGGGCGAGAAGGCACAGAAGGCGCCGTTGCGGGAGACCCTGCAGCGCAACTGGCGGATGATCCTGAACCTGATCGGGATCGTGCTGCTGGTCAACATCGCCGACTACATGCTGTTGACCACGATGCCGTCGTACTTCACCGACACACTGAAGATCGGCGACACCGAGTCCAGCCTGATCGTCATCGGGGTCGAGCTGGTGCAGTTCGCGCTGCTGATCCCGCTGGGTGCGCTGTCCGACCGGATCGGCCGGAAACCGCTGCTGCTCACCGCGGCCATCGGGTTCGTCGTGCTGAGCTGGCCGTCGATCAAGCTGATGCAGGCCGGCAGCCTGGTGTGGCTGATCGTCGGCTTCCTGCTGGTGGCGGTGCTGCTGGCGCTGATGCTGGCGGTGATCGGCTCGACGTTCCCGGCGATGTTCCCGACGCGCGTGCGCTACGGCTCGTTCGCCATCGGGTACAACGTGTCCACCTCGCTGTTCGGCGGTACCTGCGGGGTGATCGTCACGGCACTGGTGGACAGCACCGGCAACGCGGACTGGCCGGCGTACTACCTGATCGTGGCCGGGCTCATCGCGATCGTCCCGATCCTGCGGATCCCGGAGACGTCGAAGGTGCCGATCGAGCAGATCGACACCGCCGACACCGGCGGGAAGTTCGTCGCTGCCAAATGA
- a CDS encoding PaaI family thioesterase, with protein MSRVSGPWPPVDVEPPAAHPKAPAPGTDLGVHYDECFGCGDDVEAGLHLRSTVGEGNTVHSKFTVTPAHQGAPGLAHGGLLACAFDEALGSAVGNLLRRPAVTGKLETDFRRPVPVGSTLYIEARLDGTAGRKIYVSADGRLDAADGPIAVSARGLFVQVGFEHFSTHGDPQALDKLAEANRKNERTRGDEWEINP; from the coding sequence ATGAGTCGTGTTTCAGGTCCCTGGCCGCCGGTCGACGTCGAGCCGCCGGCCGCCCATCCGAAGGCACCCGCGCCCGGCACCGACCTCGGCGTGCACTACGACGAGTGCTTTGGTTGCGGCGACGACGTCGAGGCGGGCCTGCACCTGCGCTCGACGGTCGGCGAAGGCAACACGGTGCACTCGAAGTTCACCGTCACCCCGGCCCACCAGGGCGCCCCGGGGCTGGCCCACGGCGGCCTGCTGGCCTGCGCGTTCGACGAGGCACTCGGGTCGGCGGTGGGCAACCTGCTGCGCCGGCCCGCGGTGACCGGCAAGCTCGAGACCGACTTCCGCCGTCCGGTACCGGTCGGCTCGACGCTCTACATCGAGGCCCGGCTCGACGGCACGGCCGGGCGCAAGATCTACGTGAGCGCCGACGGCAGGCTCGACGCCGCCGACGGCCCGATCGCGGTGTCCGCTCGCGGCCTGTTCGTCCAGGTCGGGTTCGAGCACTTCAGCACGCACGGCGATCCGCAGGCGCTGGACAAGCTCGCCGAAGCCAACCGCAAGAACGAGCGCACCCGCGGCGACGAATGGGAGATCAACCCCTGA
- a CDS encoding serine/threonine-protein kinase, which translates to MPTSVLANPAPPTQSIMPPAPRAEPSEGAALPDPGTDSVVSSGGSEGHGTGSSSTGTGSSSTGTGSGSTGTGSGYPGTSRRTGSRRSRRGRLGAGLIEVPPVPYRDPSTAVLANPVVSEEKRFCGNCGAKVGRGKDGTRGEPEGTCEKCGTHYSFVAKLKPNELVGGQYEVLGALAYGGLGWIYLAQDHNVSDRWVVLKGLIDTGDATAMAAAANEQRFLAEVEHPNIVKIHNFVQHPDAHTGNSVGYIVMEYVGGQSLRQLALAHHRESKRPEPLPIGQVIAYGLEILPALGYLHSQGLLYCDLKPDNVIQTREQLKLIDLGAVRRIDDYESPLFFTSGYSAPELAKQGASISSDLYTVGRTLAVLSFEFAGYTTKFKNSLPGPDAVPLFALFGSYYRFLKRATHADPDRRFIAADEMSDQLTGVLREIMALGTNTPRPAASTVFGPESRTFGVHLVVPEHGESVPLPDAAEVVSGLPIPQVDTDDPAAGVLATTTALDPREAIEALAGAPRESIEVRLRIVRARIELGEFVEAQRQLQAAQYLAIRHGFPHDWRIDWYRGLIELAGGRPRVAHVAFDAVYDDLPGEIAPKLALAVSAEGVGDYFGAARFYELVWRTDRTYVSAAFGLARVYLAQGARASAVEVLEAVPATSTHYVDAQVAAIKIKTRVQGSGSDQSQVTEGDLADASGRLERLNLDAERHTRLTAEVLEAAYDWLQAPGQAKASSTKVLGYALEERDVRFGLEHCYRTLARLAGTAADRVALVDRANAIRPRTLT; encoded by the coding sequence ATGCCTACGAGTGTGCTCGCCAACCCCGCGCCCCCGACGCAGAGCATCATGCCGCCGGCGCCGCGGGCGGAGCCGTCGGAAGGAGCCGCGCTGCCCGATCCGGGTACCGACAGCGTCGTGTCCTCCGGTGGCAGCGAAGGGCACGGCACCGGCTCGAGCAGCACCGGCACCGGCAGCAGCAGCACCGGAACCGGTTCCGGGAGCACCGGCACCGGCAGCGGCTACCCCGGGACGTCGCGGCGCACCGGCTCGCGGCGTTCCCGTCGCGGACGGCTCGGCGCGGGGCTCATCGAGGTGCCGCCGGTGCCCTACCGCGACCCTTCGACCGCGGTCCTCGCCAACCCGGTGGTCTCCGAGGAGAAGCGGTTCTGCGGCAACTGCGGGGCGAAGGTCGGCCGTGGCAAGGACGGCACTCGCGGCGAACCCGAGGGCACCTGCGAGAAGTGCGGCACCCACTACTCGTTCGTTGCGAAGCTCAAGCCGAACGAGCTCGTCGGCGGCCAGTACGAGGTGCTCGGCGCGCTGGCCTACGGCGGGCTCGGCTGGATCTACCTCGCACAGGACCACAACGTCTCCGACCGCTGGGTCGTGCTCAAGGGCCTGATCGACACCGGGGACGCCACCGCGATGGCCGCCGCCGCCAACGAGCAGCGGTTCCTCGCCGAGGTCGAACACCCGAACATCGTCAAGATCCACAACTTCGTGCAGCATCCGGACGCGCACACCGGCAACTCCGTGGGCTACATCGTGATGGAGTACGTCGGCGGCCAGTCGCTGCGGCAGCTCGCGCTCGCCCACCACCGCGAGAGCAAGCGTCCGGAACCGTTGCCGATCGGTCAGGTCATCGCCTACGGCCTGGAGATCCTGCCCGCGCTCGGCTACCTGCACAGCCAGGGGCTGCTGTACTGCGACCTCAAGCCGGACAACGTGATCCAGACCCGTGAGCAACTCAAGCTGATCGATCTGGGTGCGGTACGGCGGATCGACGACTACGAGAGCCCGCTCTTCTTCACCAGCGGTTACAGCGCACCCGAACTGGCCAAGCAGGGTGCGTCGATCTCCTCGGATCTCTACACCGTCGGGCGCACGCTCGCCGTGCTGAGCTTCGAGTTCGCCGGCTACACCACGAAGTTCAAGAACTCGCTGCCCGGGCCGGACGCGGTGCCGCTGTTCGCGTTGTTCGGCTCGTACTACCGGTTCCTCAAACGCGCCACGCACGCCGACCCGGACCGGCGGTTCATCGCCGCCGACGAGATGTCCGACCAGCTCACCGGGGTGCTGCGCGAGATCATGGCGCTCGGCACCAACACCCCGCGCCCGGCCGCCTCGACGGTGTTCGGGCCGGAGAGTCGCACCTTCGGCGTGCACCTGGTGGTGCCCGAGCACGGTGAGAGCGTGCCGCTGCCGGACGCGGCCGAGGTGGTCTCCGGACTGCCGATTCCGCAGGTGGACACGGACGACCCCGCGGCGGGCGTGCTGGCCACCACCACCGCACTCGACCCGCGGGAGGCGATCGAGGCGCTGGCCGGCGCGCCCCGCGAATCGATCGAGGTGCGGTTGCGCATCGTGCGTGCCCGCATCGAGCTGGGTGAGTTCGTGGAGGCGCAACGGCAGCTGCAGGCCGCGCAGTACCTCGCGATCCGGCACGGCTTCCCGCACGACTGGCGCATCGACTGGTACCGCGGCCTGATCGAGCTGGCCGGCGGGCGGCCGCGGGTCGCGCACGTGGCGTTCGACGCGGTCTACGACGACCTCCCCGGCGAGATCGCGCCGAAGCTCGCGCTCGCGGTGAGCGCCGAGGGCGTCGGCGACTATTTCGGCGCCGCGCGGTTCTACGAGCTGGTGTGGCGCACCGACCGCACGTACGTGAGCGCGGCCTTCGGCCTGGCCCGGGTCTACCTGGCCCAAGGCGCGCGGGCGAGCGCCGTCGAAGTGCTGGAGGCCGTGCCCGCGACCTCCACGCACTACGTCGACGCACAGGTCGCCGCGATCAAGATCAAGACCCGCGTACAGGGCAGTGGCAGCGACCAGAGCCAGGTCACCGAAGGAGACCTGGCCGACGCCTCCGGCAGGCTCGAACGGCTCAACCTCGATGCCGAGCGGCACACCCGCCTGACGGCCGAGGTGCTCGAAGCGGCCTACGACTGGCTGCAGGCTCCCGGGCAGGCGAAGGCGTCGTCCACGAAGGTGCTCGGTTACGCGCTGGAGGAGCGCGACGTGCGGTTCGGACTGGAGCACTGCTACCGCACCCTGGCCCGGCTCGCGGGCACCGCGGCCGACCGGGTGGCGCTGGTCGACCGGGCGAACGCGATCCGCCCGCGCACGCTCACCTGA
- a CDS encoding glutamate ABC transporter substrate-binding protein translates to MRSRHFVRAAVLAVVAVFTTACGAAEWPVGPSPVSDAAWPKPAGVGGPDTSAGVDTDTSCNPLASIRPTAGTAVPDGSTMAKIKARGKLIAGVDQTTYLFGFRNPKTGNIEGFDIDVVNHIAAALFGTAEGHVQFRAIPSSQREKVLEDHQVDVVVRTYSITCARRENVQFSAVYYVAGQKILVPKTSDAQSLSDLAGKRVCAAKKSTSLTKIATDPAKPVAVSVPNWSDCLVMLQQNQVDAVSTDDTILAGMAAQDPRVKVVGEQLTKENYGVGVPKDQEDLVQFVNAVIEQIRGDGSWAASYAKWVGQRLGPASPPEPQYR, encoded by the coding sequence ATGCGGTCTCGGCACTTCGTCCGGGCAGCCGTACTGGCAGTCGTCGCGGTCTTCACCACGGCGTGCGGGGCGGCGGAGTGGCCCGTCGGCCCGAGCCCGGTGAGTGACGCGGCCTGGCCGAAGCCCGCGGGGGTCGGCGGACCCGACACCAGCGCCGGCGTGGACACCGACACCAGCTGCAACCCGTTGGCCAGCATTCGGCCCACGGCCGGGACGGCAGTGCCGGACGGTTCCACGATGGCGAAGATCAAGGCCCGCGGGAAGCTGATCGCCGGCGTGGACCAGACCACGTACCTGTTCGGGTTCCGCAATCCGAAGACCGGCAACATCGAGGGCTTCGACATCGACGTGGTCAACCACATCGCCGCGGCGTTGTTCGGCACCGCCGAGGGGCACGTGCAGTTCCGCGCGATCCCTTCGTCGCAGCGGGAGAAGGTGCTGGAGGACCACCAGGTGGACGTGGTGGTCCGCACCTACAGCATCACCTGCGCGCGGCGGGAGAACGTGCAGTTCTCCGCGGTGTACTACGTCGCGGGGCAGAAGATCCTGGTGCCGAAGACGTCGGACGCGCAGTCGCTGTCCGACCTGGCGGGCAAGCGGGTGTGCGCGGCGAAGAAGTCCACGTCGCTGACGAAGATCGCCACCGATCCGGCCAAGCCGGTCGCGGTGTCGGTGCCCAACTGGTCGGACTGCCTGGTGATGCTCCAGCAGAACCAGGTCGACGCGGTGTCCACCGACGACACCATCCTGGCGGGCATGGCCGCGCAGGACCCGCGCGTCAAGGTCGTCGGGGAGCAGCTGACCAAGGAGAACTACGGCGTCGGCGTCCCGAAGGACCAGGAAGACCTGGTGCAGTTCGTGAACGCGGTCATCGAGCAGATCCGCGGTGACGGCTCCTGGGCGGCGAGCTACGCCAAGTGGGTGGGGCAGCGGCTGGGGCCCGCGTCCCCGCCGGAACCGCAGTACCGGTGA